One window from the genome of Pedococcus badiiscoriae encodes:
- a CDS encoding DUF3054 family protein, whose protein sequence is MRSELAVGAAFVVDLAFVLLFATVGRISHVEGVTVAGVLGVAWPFVVALVVGWALARRRSGWPVRMPGSSTVWLVTAVLGLVLRVATGGGFAWTFGVVTLVALGLFLVGWRCAVEVFRFTVQGLGRWADRTAARR, encoded by the coding sequence GTGAGGTCTGAGCTGGCTGTCGGAGCTGCGTTCGTCGTCGACCTGGCGTTCGTCCTCCTCTTCGCCACCGTCGGACGGATCAGCCACGTGGAGGGCGTCACCGTCGCCGGCGTGCTGGGCGTCGCGTGGCCGTTCGTCGTCGCGCTGGTCGTCGGGTGGGCGCTCGCCCGGCGTCGTTCGGGGTGGCCGGTCCGGATGCCCGGGTCCAGCACGGTCTGGCTGGTCACGGCTGTCCTGGGCCTGGTGCTGCGGGTGGCCACCGGCGGAGGCTTCGCCTGGACCTTCGGCGTGGTCACCCTCGTGGCCCTGGGGTTGTTCCTCGTGGGCTGGCGCTGCGCCGTGGAGGTGTTCCGGTTCACCGTGCAGGGCCTGGGCCGCTGGGCGGACCGGACAGCCGCGCGACGCTGA
- a CDS encoding ribose-phosphate diphosphokinase, translated as MRDIVVFSGSAHRGLAERICDALGVDLSPAEIKRFSNDCLQAQLLANCRQRDVYIVQPLVPPTQEHLMELLLMVDAARGASAAQITAVIPHYAYARSDKKDASRISLGGRLVADMLVAAGVDRVLTMTLHAPQVHGFFSVPVDHLTAIGVLADHFRGADLENSVVVSPDLGNAKTATQFARLLGLPVAAGSKQRLADDRVIIDSIVGDVTGKRAIILDDEIATGGSILELLDRLADLGCPRADVACTHGLFAGKAVERLRDHPMIGEVITTDTVPAPGRWPELRVRSVAQLFAEAIKRIHAGESVSSLFDGVDPTHAPPQASLFDRVNA; from the coding sequence TTGCGCGACATCGTGGTCTTCAGCGGTAGCGCCCACCGCGGCTTGGCCGAGCGCATCTGCGACGCCCTCGGGGTGGACCTGTCACCGGCCGAGATCAAGCGGTTCAGCAACGACTGCCTCCAGGCCCAGCTGCTCGCGAACTGCCGTCAGCGCGACGTCTACATCGTGCAGCCGCTCGTGCCTCCCACCCAGGAGCACCTGATGGAGCTGCTGCTGATGGTCGACGCCGCCCGGGGAGCATCAGCCGCCCAGATCACCGCGGTCATCCCGCACTACGCCTACGCCCGCTCCGACAAGAAGGACGCGTCCCGGATCTCCCTCGGAGGTCGCCTGGTGGCCGACATGCTGGTCGCGGCCGGGGTCGACCGGGTGCTCACGATGACCCTGCACGCGCCCCAGGTGCACGGGTTCTTCTCGGTCCCGGTGGATCACCTGACCGCCATCGGCGTGCTGGCCGACCACTTCCGCGGAGCCGACCTGGAGAACTCCGTGGTGGTCTCCCCCGACCTCGGCAACGCCAAGACGGCCACCCAGTTCGCGCGGCTGCTCGGGCTGCCCGTGGCGGCCGGCTCGAAGCAGCGCCTCGCGGACGACAGGGTCATCATCGACTCGATCGTCGGTGACGTGACGGGCAAGCGCGCGATCATCCTCGACGACGAGATCGCCACCGGCGGCTCGATCCTCGAGCTGCTGGACCGGCTCGCCGACCTGGGCTGCCCGCGGGCCGACGTCGCCTGCACCCACGGTCTCTTCGCCGGCAAAGCCGTCGAACGCCTGCGGGACCACCCGATGATCGGTGAGGTCATCACCACCGACACGGTGCCCGCGCCCGGTCGCTGGCCCGAGCTGCGGGTCCGCTCGGTGGCGCAGCTGTTCGCCGAGGCGATCAAGCGCATCCACGCCGGCGAGTCGGTCAGCAGCCTCTTCGACGGTGTCGACCCGACCCACGCGCCGCCCCAGGCCTCCCTGTTCGACCGGGTCAATGCGTGA